The following is a genomic window from Paenibacillus thiaminolyticus.
AAGTCCCCGCCTCCTCTTCTACGGAATCATCATAGTTGCAAATCCTATTCTGGCTCATCATTTTATAATACGATGAAAGCGATCGGCAATTCAACATGGCGGCATAGAAAAAGCTGCCGTATGCGCAGTCGCGATACGAGCAGCTTATTGATCTCATGATGTATAGCACGATAACGGAATTACTTGTGAAGCACTTTGTCGACGAGGCCGTATTCGAGCGCTTCTTCGGCCGACATGAAGTAATCGCGGTCAGTGTCTCTCTCGATCCGTTCGAGCGGCTGTCCCGTGCGCTCCGCCAAAATTTGATTCAGCTTGTCGCGCATCTTGAGAATGCGGCGGGCGCGAATCTCGATATCGGACGCTTGCCCTTCAGCTCCGCCCAGCGGCTGGTGAATCATAATCTCGCTGTTCGGCAGCGCGAGCCGCTTGCCCTTCGCTCCGGCATTCAGCAGGAAGGCGCCCATCGACGCCGCCATGCCGACGCAGATCGTCGATACATCCGGCTTGATATGCTGCATCGTATCGTAAATGGCCATCCCTGCGGAAATGGATCCGCCGGGGCTGTTGATATACAGATGAATATCCTTGTCCGGATCATCGGCCTGCAGGAACAGCATTTGAGCGATGATCGAATTGGCCACCACATCGTTCACTTGGGAACCGAGAAAAATAATGCGGTCCTTCAGCAATCTGGAATAAATGTCGTACGACCGTTCGCCTCGATTCGTCTGCTCGACAACTATAGGAACGTAACTCACGATAATCCCTCCTCAGCATCAATAACATTAAATATTAACCAATTCACGGCCTCTTAAACACGATATGCATTTGCTGCGAATGTCAAGAACCGTATCTTTATCATATCGGATTGTCAGTCAAAAGTCAAAGATGGTCAAACTGTTTTTTTTCGGCTTTTTTTGAGCAACGATTCGGATAGATGCGTGTATCATTTTTTGCAACCCCGGAAGCAAGGCTCAAAAAATGAGCATCAAAAAGTGAACGTTTCCGTGTCATTGAGGCGTGACCTACAATAGGAGCACAAAGGAGGTGACGCCAATGTCAGCAGGAGCACCCTCATCTATCCGCGATCCTCGCGCCAGAGGGAGATGGAGCCGCATCGGGAGAACGCTGTGGAACGAAAAGTATTTATGGCTCATGGCTCTGCCCGGCCTGCTGTTCTTCGTCATTTACAAATATTTGCCGATGCTCGGAGTCGTAATCGCTTTCAAGGATTACAATATGATGCTCGGCATCGGGGACAGCAAGTGGGTCGGATTGAAGCATTTCTATCGCATCTTCGAGAATCCGGATATCGGGCGTATTTTTCTGAACACCTTGATTATCAGCTTGTATCAGATTGTATTTGCCTTCACGATTCCGATATTTCTGGCGATTATGATCCATGAGGTAACGCAAAGAGTGTTCAAGCGGATGCTGCAAACGGTCTTCTACATGCCGCACTTTTTGTCCTGGGTCGTCGTGGCGGGGATCTTCTATCTGATGTTCCAGAGCGATGGCGCCGTGAACAACATGCTGGCCGATATGGGAATGTCCAAAATCGATATTTTGTCCAATCCCGACAATTTCCGGTCCATGCTGGTGATGCAGGTGATCTGGAAGGAATCCGGTTGGGGGACGATCATTTATTTGGCGGCACTGTCCAGCATCGACGTTGAGCTGTATGAGGCGGCGAAGATGGACGGAGCCGGACGGCTGCGCCAAATCTGGAACATCACGCTGCCCGGCATCCGCAGCACGATTGTCGTCCTCTTCATCCTGCGGCTTGGCACCGTGCTGGATGTCGGCTTCGAGCAGATTTTCCTCATGCTGAACCCTTCCGTCCGGGATGTCGGGGAAGTCATCGAGACGTATGTCTACCAAGCGGGGGTCGTCAACGGCAACTTCAGCTTCTCGACCGCGGTCGGGCTGATGAAAGGCTTGATTGGGCTTATCCTGATCTACGGGGCCAACAAGCTGGCGAAGCGGATGGGGGAGCGCGGCGTATTCTAGCGCGGGCTGCCTCCATTGTTGTAAGTGCTTACATCATAGAATGCCCATCATGATTCCACAATCAAATCGGGGGAGGATGTAATCATGCAATTCAAGGGGAGAAAAATCGTATCGCTCCTTCTGGCCTGTTCGATGGCTGTCGGCTTGCTGACGGCTTGCGGCGGCGGAGGGGGGACCAAGGAATCGAATGCTGACGGAGGACAGAGCGCGGGGGACGAAGGCAAGAAGTACAGCGTCTCGGCCATGAATATCTTGTACGGCGCGGCGCCTCCGACGACGAACAGCTCGGGCATTAAGGCAATCGAGGAGCGGTACGGCATCGAATTCAAATATATTCCGGTCGCTGCGGGCGATTATGCGAACAAGATCGGCGTCACGGTCGCTTCGGGGGATATGCCGGATCTGATGCTGCTGGAGGATACGAACGCCAATTACTTCAGCTGGGCGGGGAACGGCATGTTCCTGCCGATCGAGGATTACATCAAGGATTACCCGAACCTGAGCAAGATTCCGCAGGAAATCTGGGACATGCTGACGTATGAAGGGCATATTTACGGCGTTCCGCGGCTGCGCGGCATTCCGTTCCAAACGATGGTGATCCGCCAGGACTGGCTCGACAAGCTGGGCTTGAAGATGCCGGCCACCTACGACGAGCTGTATACCGTGATGAAGGCGTTCGCGGAGAACGATCCGGACGGCAACGGCAAGAAGGATACGTACGGATTCGCCTTAGACG
Proteins encoded in this region:
- a CDS encoding ABC transporter permease; the encoded protein is MSAGAPSSIRDPRARGRWSRIGRTLWNEKYLWLMALPGLLFFVIYKYLPMLGVVIAFKDYNMMLGIGDSKWVGLKHFYRIFENPDIGRIFLNTLIISLYQIVFAFTIPIFLAIMIHEVTQRVFKRMLQTVFYMPHFLSWVVVAGIFYLMFQSDGAVNNMLADMGMSKIDILSNPDNFRSMLVMQVIWKESGWGTIIYLAALSSIDVELYEAAKMDGAGRLRQIWNITLPGIRSTIVVLFILRLGTVLDVGFEQIFLMLNPSVRDVGEVIETYVYQAGVVNGNFSFSTAVGLMKGLIGLILIYGANKLAKRMGERGVF
- the clpP gene encoding ATP-dependent Clp endopeptidase proteolytic subunit ClpP, with the translated sequence MSYVPIVVEQTNRGERSYDIYSRLLKDRIIFLGSQVNDVVANSIIAQMLFLQADDPDKDIHLYINSPGGSISAGMAIYDTMQHIKPDVSTICVGMAASMGAFLLNAGAKGKRLALPNSEIMIHQPLGGAEGQASDIEIRARRILKMRDKLNQILAERTGQPLERIERDTDRDYFMSAEEALEYGLVDKVLHK